One part of the Hydra vulgaris chromosome 01, alternate assembly HydraT2T_AEP genome encodes these proteins:
- the LOC136074274 gene encoding uncharacterized protein LOC136074274, whose product MIHTQKSNALHETLHVHIVIERDDNTIISTVIAAIDSPDRLINVTINENLTYALLNTGSDKTFITSKLLRQWKFSYDTQSTSKVSLADNSTLKLKVSSMVYYYWLEKNDDLVAPVIIGMDVFTCHSSFTINFKGNKEPLKLCLATKSMKCSTYALIPGIDINKIKPVATTSRRIPKNVSVITDEINRLLKKDIIQVSRSPWRAQCFVVSTGNKNRLVIDYSNTINLHTPLDSYPTPRIDDLILKIAVHKIFSTIDLKSAYHQVRIRPEDYKLTAFEANGKLYEFKRLPFGCTNAVRIFQRVMDEFIQDNKLENTYAYLDDIIIGGKDAQEHDKNLSRFLHAAKIANIEINEEKSNFKKTHIEFLGHIIENGTIKPDPKRYEALMNMPEPRSLKELNRMIGLFAYYAKWIHNCTALALPLTQARDNFPTKGLTPHAKEAIKILKNKLVEACLASPYLKVSLTIETDASDSALEGTLLQLGRPVAFFSRTLTNAERKHAIVEKEAAAIVECCRRWRHLINSVPYINIITDQRSISLNFNKQNATKIKNEKSTRWRLELADINYTISYRPGNQNIVADALSRCCSIVNNTKAFYSIHSQLCHPGVTRMIHYCKTRNLPYSTAEIKQLTNQCTTCNELKPRFYKPPTGRLTQATRPWERLSMDFVGPLQSTTTNKYILVVVDEYSRYPFAFPCQDISAETVIRHLLSFFSLFGAPSSIHTDRGTQFESLKIKVFLEKNGVIKTRTTPYHPQGNGQCERINGTILQAVSLALKTLSLGKEKWEIILQMALSSIRGLLCTVTNETPHQRMMNFQRASIIGTVSPNFLTEQDSTILYRRQVRMKGVPLVDRVQLLETISPHYARIKFQNGKIDTVSTKDLAPLEDLNPPTESVQQQSGDLNIEQMINNTSNSINRNQEELNETNEVTSSQLVENSIIDSIPCNQSPTTAVPSQPMQKVTTPENLTNIPSRTGRVTKRPNQNIHERLFNYGLQQYYYYGYVECMELSNAKDANALYSANSDP is encoded by the exons ATGATCCACACTCAAAAATCAAATGCCCTGCACGAAACTCTACATGTACACATTGTCATAGAAAGG GATGATAACACAATAATATCTACGGTCATAGCAGCAATTGACTCACCTGATAGACTAATTAACGTCACCATAAACGAAAATCTAACATATGCACTGTTAAATACTGGGTCCgacaaaacttttattacatcaaaacttcttcGACAATGGAAATTTTCATACGATACTCAATCTACCTCAAAGGTATCACTGGCAGACAACTCGACATTAAAGTTAAAGGTATCTTCCAtggtttattattattggcTAGAGAAAAACGACGACTTGGTAGCACCAGTAATTATAGGAATGGACGTGTTTACATGTCATTCCTCATTTACCATTAATTTTAAAGGAAACAAAGAGCCTCTAAAATTATGTTTAGCAACAAAAAGCATGAAATGTTCAACATACGCTTTAATTCCTGGAATcgatattaacaaaataaaaccaGTAGCTACAACCTCACGACGTATTCCAAAAAATGTCTCCGTCATAACAGATGAAATAAACCGCTTACTAAAAAAAGACATAATTCAAGTAAGCCGCAGCCCTTGGCGAGCTCAATGTTTTGTAGTATCAACAGGAAATAAAAATCGCCTCGTGATCGATTATTCGAATACAATTAATTTACACACTCCGCTCGATTCATATCCTACACCACGAATCGATGACTTAATACTTAAAATAGCAGTCCATAAAATTTTTAGCACAATTGATCTCAAATCGGCGTATCATCAAGTGAGAATACGACCTGAAGATTACAAACTAACCGCATTTGAAGCTAATGGCAAATTATATGAGTTCAAACGCTTACCCTTTGGATGTACAAACGCAGTACGAATCTTCCAAAGAGTAATGGATGAATTCATTCAGGataataaacttgaaaacaCATACGCTTATCTCGACGATATAATTATTGGTGGAAAAGATGCCCAAGAGCACGATAAAAATCTCAGTCGCTTTCTACACGCAGCTAAAATCGCCAACATTGAGATAAACGAAGAAAAGAGTAACTTCAAAAAAACTCACATCGAATTCTTAGGCCACATTATTGAAAATGGAACTATAAAGCCAGACCCAAAAAGATACGAAGCACTGATGAATATGCCTGAGCCAAGATCGTTAAAAGAGCTAAACCGAATGATAGGTTTATTTGCTTATTACGCTAAGTGGATACACAATTGCACAGCATTAGCTCTCCCACTTACTCAAGCAAGAGACAATTTTCCAACAAAGGGTTTAACCCCACATGCCaaagaagcaataaaaatactcaaaaataaacttgtagAAGCTTGTCTAGCCTCCccttatttaaaagtttcattaacaATAGAAACTGATGCCTCCGACTCAGCACTCGAAGGAACACTATTACAACTTGGCAGGCCAGTTGCCTTCTTTTCAAGAACATTAACTAATGCCGAAAGGAAGCATGCGATAGTTGAAAAAGAAGCGGCTGCCATAGTGGAGTGCTGTAGAAGATGGAGGCATTTGATTAACTCAGtaccatatattaatataataaccGACCAAAGATCCATTTCCCTTAATTTCAATAAACAGAatgcaacaaaaataaaaaatgaaaaatcaacTCGATGGCGTTTAGAATTAGCTGATATTAATTATACAATCTCATACAGGCCGGGGAACCAAAACATTGTAGCAGATGCCCTTTCAAGATGTTGCTCGATTGTAAATAACACTAAAGCGTTTTACAGTATCCATTCCCAGCTATGCCATCCCGGAGTTACAAGAATGATACATTACTGCAAAACCAGAAATCTACCATACTCCACCGCAGAAATCAAACAATTAACAAACCAATGTACAACTTGCAATGAACTCAAACCACGTTTTTATAAACCACCCACAGGTCGTCTCACTCAGGCAACAAGGCCTTGGGAACGCTTATCGATGGACTTTGTTGGACCTTTACAATCCACTACAACAAACAAATACATCCTTGTGGTGGTTGACGAGTACTCACGCTACCCATTTGCATTCCCCTGTCAAGACATATCAGCTGAAACTGTTATACGACACCTTCTTAGCTTCTTTTCATTATTTGGTGCACCATCATCTATTCATACAGATCGTGGAACTCAGTTCGAaagcttaaaaattaaagtttttctaGAAAAGAACGGAGTAATTAAAACTAGAACCACTCCTTACCATCCCCAAGGCAATGGTCAGTGTGAACGAATAAACGGAACAATACTACAAGCTGTTAGTCTAGCTCTGAAAACCTTAAGTCTAGGAAAAGAGAAATGGGAAATAATATTGCAAATGGCTTTGTCCTCCATAAGAGGACTTCTGTGTACCGTCACTAACGAAACACCCCATCAGAGGATGATGAACTTTCAACGCGCATCAATAATAGGCACTGTTTCACCTAACTTCTTAACAGAACAGGATTCCACAATCCTTTACAGACGTCAAGTACGAATGAAAGGAGTTCCACTCGTTGACAGAGTTCAACTACTAGAAACAATATCGCCCCACTACGCtcgaataaaatttcaaaatggaAAAATTGATACTGTTTCAACAAAAGACCTCGCCCCACTAGAAGACCTAAATCCCCCAACAGAATCAGTTCAACAACAATCCGGTGATTTGAACATTGAACAGATGATCAACAATACCAGCAATTCAATAAACAGAAACCAAGAAGAACTAAACGAAACCAACGAAGTAACTTCAAGCCAATTAGTTGAGAATTCAATTATAGATAGTATCCCTTGTAATCAGTCACCTACAACAGCGGTACCTAGTCAGCCTATGCAGAAAGTTACTACTCCCGAGAATCTTACTAACATACCCTCAAGAACAGGACGCGTTACGAAGAGGCCAAA CCAAAATATACATGAAAGACTTTTTAATTATGGTTTACAACAATACTATTATTAtg ggTATGTTGAATGCATGGAGTTGAGCAATGCCAAGGATGCAAATGCTTTGTACAGTGCAAATTCTGATCCATAA